Within the Setaria viridis chromosome 3, Setaria_viridis_v4.0, whole genome shotgun sequence genome, the region CGGCGACGATCACCGGAGGTGGCTGCCGAACGAGGCCAGAGTCCTGAGCGGTGCATGCGCGCACCCTGCAGCTCAGTTGCGTGTTGGATGGCTATGGGCCGCAGGAAAGAGCGGGCTCCTGTAACTGGGCTTCCTCGAGGCCCAGAAACTTAGGGTGTGGTTTCCTTCTTTGCTGAGCCTAGCTCGCACCACCCGCCCAGCTCCCGTCGGCCAGCCTCGCCAGATGCAACTCCCTTTTGATTGGTTGATGTTTGCATACAACCTAACTCGCGTGGGAAGTTGATTGGTTGCCTGCTTCGTTGCGTTTTTTTTGCCTGCACGCTGCATCCATGCATCCGCTGCTGCATCCCGGGAGCCTGACTCTGGAGATACGAAGAATTTGATCGCATCGCGGGAGCCATCGCCGCTGCATCCCGAGAGCCTGACTCTGGAGATATGAAGAATTTGATCGCATCGCGGGAGCCAGGCTCTAGACGTCCTTTTGCATCTCGCGAGCCAGGCCCAGCAAGCAGCGCAGGCAACCAATCGTATGGAGGTCGCACGCGGAGAGCTCGCATCTAGCCTGATACAAGGAACCAATCGCACCCTTAACTGCTCGCACATTAAGCCGCCTGGTTGCATCGATGCCTCATTGTACGGATCCAATAATGGTCCAGATGATCTTAGGCcgggacggtaaatgaaatactgTCCATCCCGaccagcgccggcgccgtcgctctccctcgccgcgcgcgcACGGTTCAGCAGTTCGTCGCCGCCATCGCGCTCGACGTCGTCAGCTGTGGCCACCGCACGGGGACCACACCACCGCCGTGTATAGCTGCACGGGGAcaataatatatataatattattgtTCCTTGTAATAAAAGCATATGCATCTGTTGGTGCAAGTCATCTAACAAGTGTTCACTACACGTGTCATTCATCAACCATGACCTCTTTTTCACGATGCATCAGTTTCGTATTTGCTGAGAGCTGCCATGTCGATCGAGTGACCTCAAGGAAATAAAGGGATGAAcagctggtggtggtgctatACACGCTTAAGTGAATCTCGTCGATTTTTGCTGCCCTGGAACGAAAAGATGTATCGTGCTGCGTCGTCATCGCTTGCACGCActggcagcaaactcttgcactGCAAGCAAAGATTTGGACTAAACATTTTTATTTGTCCAGGAATTAGCGACATGTATCAAAATGCAAAATAACATATTTTCTTATTTCACAAGATGGTTAAgccatgcatgtatcttgtagCTCACATCTAGCCTAACCATTGCAGCTCCAATAACCACTCGGTTATTATATTAAACATTTCTTTGCCACTTGATTCATCAACAAACATTTCCGTGCTCCGGCTCGTGCTGTTGATcttaggtcatgtttagttgtccgattttggacaaccaaaatcattGTGCCAgaactgtagcatactgtaacgtttcgtttgtatttgtgaattattgtccaaacattgactaattaggttcaaaagattcatctcgcaaagtacaacaaaactgtgcaattagtttttgatttcgtctacatttagtactctctgcatgtaccgcaagtttgatgtgacaggaaatcttcttttttatagtgccaaagttagattttggggaactaaacatgaccttaaACACTCTCATGCGACACTTGCCTGTTGGTTGGTACTCTACTCAAGGAAAGTGGGGCACacgggccttgtttagttacctgattttggttgtccaaaatcactgtgtcagcactgtagcatactgtagcgtttcgtttgtatttgtgaattattatccaaatattgactaattaagctcaaaagattcgtctcgtaaagtacaaccaaactgtgcaattagttttttatttcatccacattcagtactccatgtatgtaccgcaagtttgatgtgatgggaaatcttcttgtcaaagttggaatttggggAACCGGGCCGGATCACTTGCCAAGCGCCCACTGCTTGCCTGCCGAGCAAGGGGCTGCCCCGTGGGGCCCGCCCTGGCCGGCTTTAACAATTCAAGGAGCCCTTTCTGCGGATCACCATCACACACAGTACTGCACGCACAGTGGGAAGGAgctcttcttctcttttttttttattataaagAAGTACTGCTAGGAAGGAGCTTGGACAGTTGGACTGCAAAGCATCAAGCATCTCCAATAAACCCATGCTGCCTTTTCCGGCAGGCCCGGGAAAATATCTCAAGCCTGAACGGATACCGTGCCCACTGTTTGGGAACAAACAGGCGGATCGATCATGCTTTGCCTCTTCCTTTCTCAGCCAAGTGGTACGGTCCTTCTCTTTCTAGAGAGTGGAGACGGTCTCCTCGGGGTGTGGTTACTGGCCGACACCTGGCTCAAGGACCCCCCACGTTTTGTTTTGCCTGCACCACACAGGAACTGCTGCTGCATGAAGCCTCGATACTTCATCAGAGATTCAGAGGTAGTGAGAGTGGCAGACAGAACGTGGAAATTTCCAACCAAGGgggaggagaaaaagaaaagaaaaaaagctggcattgcattgcattgcaacCTCTCGAGTCTCAACATCGCCACGTACGTGCCACTCTAGGCATGGATGGATGAATGCGGACACTACCCTGATTAACGTGACGTCACGGTTCATTACCcaagctggaaaaaaaaacaaaatccacCGAATAAATCCCGTCGTCACCTGACGTCCGGAAGAAGCAGCAGGCCGAAGTCAGCCGTGGCGCGCGGGCCCACGCGTCGGCCTCACCGGTGCGGATAACGAAACCGTGTACCCAACCGACCGGATCCCGCCTGCCACcctcccacgccgccgtcgGTTTTGCTGCCGCCGCGCATCGCTTTCCGCCTCCCCCCCCAACCCGAATCGGCGGCCGCGACACCCACAGCCTCTTCCCCACCCCTCCCGATCGAGCGAGTCGATGGGCTCGCTTGCCTGCCTCGGTCCAGACCCCCTTGCCTTCCTGATGGCACAGCCCACGGTTTTGCTaccaccacctcctctgccccgtcctcctcctcctccagccgcTGCTGTCGCTGCTTATAGCAGCGCGCTGCCGGCCCTTTTTTCTTCCCCACGACTGCcgcttcccttcttcttcctcgcaccGCGTCCTTATCGCCTCTCCTTTCTCCGATTCCTCGCCGCTATCGCGCCAAAGGAtcgctttttttttcctgcgaGGTAATTAATATCACCGGCCTGTTGGTACGGTGGTTGATCGATGAAGGTGGTTGCTGGGGGAGTGGAGGTGGCGAAGCCcgccggcacggcggccggggagcgcacggccaagcggcggcgggtggcggcggagccggcgggGGTGAGGCGGCCCGGggtggcgcggcgcgggaggaggcggcgggtgcAGGCGGACGCGGCCGCCGTGCAGCGCCTCTTCCAGGCCTGCCGCGACGTCTTCAGGGGGCCCGGCACCGTGCCCAGGCCCGACGAGGTCCGACTGCTCCGCGACATGCTCGGTGCGTTATCTCTACTCACACCACTACTTACCTCTGCTGCTCTGCATTCCTCTGTTCGTGTATGTGATTCAAAGATATGAGTAGTAGCCAGTTCAGCGTGTCAAAAGGTTCCCCAAAATTTCCTGAATTTTGAAGCATGGTGCGATAACCCACTCTCGAAAGTTCGTTAGTTACACGGGTTCGTGTGAGCAGGAACAGATTAAACCGGAATTGTTTGCAGGAACAcacatatttttttccttctggtTTTACCCTGCAGTGTCCTGATTGTTGCTGCTTAGCGTGTTTGGTGAAACGCAGGAGACTAGCAAAATTTTCATTCGAGCCGTCTTGTCGTAGGAAGCATGCATAAGAGTCTCTGCCTCAGCATATGTATATTATGTCCTGTTCATGGATTTACTGAATTTGAATCGCCGGTGATAATGTTTGCAGACAGGATGAAGCCGGAAGATGTCGGCCTAAGCCCAGATCTCAAGTTCTTCAGGGCTAGAGATGCCGCTCAAGGAACCCCCACCATTACGCACACGACAATATACAAATGCCCAAATTTTTCGGTAAGCATGCCATGCTGTGGAAATTAACTCTTGAGTGTAAATCTGATCAATAAGTTGTCCATGCGAATATGCGATGTCTAGGGTTCTTAGCTGAACCGCAGCATTTGAAAGACTTGTTCTAACTGATGTCCGTGCTTTGCTTGGCAGATGGTTATCTTATTTTTGCCGCAGAACGCGGTCATCCCTCTCCACAATCACCCTGGAATGACGGTATTCAGCAAGCTGCTCCTCGGATCCATGCATATCAAGTCATATGACTGGGTTGATGCTGATTCTGATCCATCAGCGAGCAGCTGTTCATCTTCAGCTGATGATCAATGTAAGCTTTTGATCAGTCTATA harbors:
- the LOC117851052 gene encoding plant cysteine oxidase 2 gives rise to the protein MKVVAGGVEVAKPAGTAAGERTAKRRRVAAEPAGVRRPGVARRGRRRRVQADAAAVQRLFQACRDVFRGPGTVPRPDEVRLLRDMLDRMKPEDVGLSPDLKFFRARDAAQGTPTITHTTIYKCPNFSMVILFLPQNAVIPLHNHPGMTVFSKLLLGSMHIKSYDWVDADSDPSASSCSSSADDQLRLAKLVVDGVFTAPCDTSVLYPTTGGNMHRFTAIAPCAILDILGPPYSIEEDRDCTYYTDIPNTHHSTADGTTDLASVEQDQGHLAWLKEIDMPRELKMCSVHYGGPPISDK